One window from the genome of Vibrio sp. VB16 encodes:
- a CDS encoding (2Fe-2S)-binding protein → MKIGFYLNDELVEVEADPLQSILHTLRINLSHMATKEGCGEGECGACSILFNGELVNACMMPIGQAEGGQLMTLEGLRKTEKGLCVINALLEAKGVQCGFCTPGMVLALYALLEANAHPNELEIRTAISGNLCRCTGYGMIVDAAKIASEKGEGLW, encoded by the coding sequence ATGAAGATCGGATTCTATTTAAATGATGAGTTGGTCGAAGTGGAAGCGGATCCCCTGCAATCAATACTGCATACACTGCGTATTAACCTTAGTCACATGGCGACCAAAGAAGGCTGTGGTGAAGGGGAGTGTGGCGCGTGTTCAATATTGTTTAATGGCGAATTGGTAAACGCCTGCATGATGCCTATTGGTCAAGCCGAAGGTGGTCAGTTGATGACCCTGGAAGGGTTGCGAAAAACGGAAAAAGGTTTGTGTGTCATTAATGCGCTTCTTGAAGCAAAAGGGGTGCAGTGCGGGTTTTGTACTCCGGGTATGGTGCTTGCGTTGTATGCCTTACTTGAAGCCAACGCCCATCCGAACGAGCTGGAGATTCGGACGGCGATATCAGGTAACCTATGCCGTTGCACAGGGTATGGGATGATCGTTGACGCCGCGAAAATTGCCAGCGAAAAAGGAGAAGGGTTATGGTAG
- a CDS encoding FAD binding domain-containing protein produces the protein MVEAYRPDTLEQALDRLAVGCHTLFSGGTDLMVQHSVRPGMTPSFNQDVVFVDAIQALKHITKTSDGADSNGDVKTALVIGAGVTLSQIEKHPMVPDVLRQSAAKIAAPALRNRATMAGNICNASPAADTLPALYLLDARVVLSSAQGVRELELEDFIIAPGRTQLRQNEMLTHIIIPQADFPVTFYHKVGTRAANALTKLSVAGLANVKEGRLVDCRIAFGAVGPTVVRSRQLESLFAGLPVEQLSEPSFIEEVITLYGKIIHPIDDQRSTADYRLQASLNLLRRWLSQLSCQ, from the coding sequence ATGGTAGAAGCATATCGTCCGGACACTTTAGAGCAGGCATTGGATAGGCTCGCGGTTGGTTGTCATACGCTGTTTTCTGGTGGTACTGATCTAATGGTACAACACAGCGTTAGGCCGGGAATGACCCCGAGTTTTAATCAGGATGTCGTTTTTGTCGATGCAATCCAAGCGCTAAAGCATATTACTAAGACGAGCGATGGCGCTGATTCAAACGGTGACGTAAAAACCGCACTGGTTATTGGCGCTGGAGTGACATTAAGCCAGATTGAAAAACACCCCATGGTGCCAGATGTCTTGCGTCAGAGTGCAGCCAAAATAGCGGCACCTGCTCTTCGTAATCGTGCCACTATGGCGGGTAATATCTGTAATGCTTCACCCGCCGCGGATACGTTGCCTGCTTTATACTTGCTAGATGCACGTGTCGTGTTGTCTTCTGCTCAAGGGGTGCGTGAATTAGAACTTGAAGACTTTATCATTGCTCCGGGACGGACCCAGCTTAGGCAAAATGAGATGCTCACTCATATCATTATTCCGCAAGCTGATTTTCCTGTGACGTTCTACCATAAAGTTGGTACCCGTGCCGCAAATGCACTGACTAAGCTTTCGGTTGCAGGGCTAGCAAACGTTAAAGAGGGCAGATTAGTTGATTGTCGTATCGCTTTTGGTGCGGTTGGTCCGACAGTGGTTCGCAGTCGTCAACTTGAGTCTCTATTTGCTGGGTTACCCGTCGAGCAACTTTCAGAGCCAAGTTTTATCGAAGAAGTGATAACCTTGTATGGCAAAATTATTCATCCAATTGATGATCAACGCTCTACGGCTGATTATCGCCTTCAGGCGTCTCTTAACCTTTTACGGCGTTGGCTTAGTCAATTAAGTTGCCAATAA